A stretch of the Acidobacteriota bacterium genome encodes the following:
- a CDS encoding site-2 protease family protein produces the protein MNFDSLFTVPIGDLILYFVAFILSLSIHEAAHATTSYWFGDDTARLQGRISLNPMAHIDPIGTLAIPLLGFLTVASGLPPLIGWAKPVDVNPLRWRNKELANIMVSAAGPISNLILALICFIVLKTMLLMGTVVPGFGQAGRFNLVMPIFEQSSGWLLPICTFLSVMLLLNVSLAVFNLIPIPPLDGSHVLETFLPESFRPLYDQIKPYSFFILIGLLWLGVMSYIFTPVMVTVIKTLYGI, from the coding sequence TTGAATTTCGACTCTCTCTTCACCGTCCCAATCGGCGATTTAATTCTCTACTTCGTCGCATTCATTCTTTCCCTTTCCATTCACGAAGCAGCGCATGCCACGACTTCATACTGGTTTGGCGATGACACGGCGCGGTTGCAGGGTCGCATTTCACTCAATCCGATGGCACACATTGATCCGATTGGCACACTGGCAATTCCTCTGCTTGGCTTTCTGACTGTGGCGTCGGGATTGCCGCCGCTGATTGGCTGGGCCAAGCCCGTGGACGTGAATCCGCTGCGGTGGCGCAACAAGGAATTGGCCAACATCATGGTTTCGGCTGCAGGACCAATCAGCAATCTGATTCTGGCGTTGATCTGTTTCATCGTGCTCAAGACGATGCTCTTAATGGGCACTGTTGTTCCGGGTTTTGGACAGGCCGGACGATTTAATTTGGTCATGCCTATTTTCGAACAATCATCTGGGTGGCTGCTGCCAATCTGTACATTTTTGAGCGTGATGTTGCTTCTGAACGTATCGCTGGCGGTATTTAACCTGATTCCGATTCCGCCGCTTGACGGCAGCCATGTATTGGAAACGTTTTTACCGGAAAGCTTCCGTCCCTTGTACGATCAGATCAAACCTTACTCCTTCTTCATTCTGATTGGGTTGCTGTGGTTGGGGGTGATGAGCTACATCTTTACGCCTGTGATGGTCACAGTCATCAAAACACTTTACGGCATCTGA
- a CDS encoding NUDIX domain-containing protein, with amino-acid sequence MTTMPDEPKFGSFNPEIEYRRRAGAYAVIFDECGRFAAVRGITKLFLPGGGIEPNESLEEALAREVREECAREAVIGHFLGSAIQYFSERDGSQHWEFHCSYFAAKFGAPLSNEPEHELLWLELDDADKLAFDVHRWGVSRQVQISGNGQD; translated from the coding sequence ATGACCACGATGCCTGATGAGCCGAAATTCGGAAGTTTCAACCCCGAAATTGAATATCGCCGTCGCGCGGGAGCTTATGCGGTGATTTTTGATGAATGCGGTAGATTTGCCGCCGTTCGCGGAATCACGAAGCTCTTTCTGCCGGGTGGTGGAATCGAACCAAACGAATCGCTGGAAGAGGCGCTGGCGCGCGAAGTCCGTGAAGAATGCGCCCGCGAAGCCGTCATCGGCCATTTCCTGGGCAGTGCAATTCAGTATTTCAGCGAACGAGACGGCAGCCAGCATTGGGAATTTCACTGCTCCTATTTCGCGGCGAAGTTTGGCGCTCCGCTCAGTAACGAACCGGAACATGAGTTGTTGTGGCTGGAATTGGATGATGCCGACAAATTGGCCTTTGACGTACATCGGTGGGGAGTCAGTCGGCAAGTTCAGATAAGCGGGAATGGACAGGATTAA
- the trpS gene encoding tryptophan--tRNA ligase: MKKRIVSGMRPTGKLHLGNYEGALKNWVKLQDSYESYHFVADWHALTSDYADTSKINENTLLMVTDWLAAGLDPNKATLFVQSLVPEHAELHIYFSAVTPLGWLERVPTYKEQRENITDKDLGNYAFLGYPVLQAADICMYKAHYVPVGQDQVAHVELTREIVRRFNNFYGEVFPEPEALLTASPKLTGTDGRKMSKSYGNTIELSDSADVIQSKVRQMITDRTRIRKVDPGHPEDCDVCQMHRLFVDAGVADQFDDDCRNARIGCVDRKKALAQAMVDYLAPITERVNYYRQHQDEVRDILLEGSRRAREEAGRIMGEVRRAMKISWE, from the coding sequence ATGAAAAAGCGAATTGTTAGTGGAATGCGCCCGACTGGGAAACTTCATCTGGGCAATTATGAAGGCGCGCTGAAAAACTGGGTCAAACTGCAAGACAGCTACGAAAGCTATCACTTCGTGGCCGACTGGCACGCGCTCACCAGCGATTACGCCGATACCTCGAAGATCAACGAAAACACCTTGTTGATGGTGACAGACTGGTTGGCAGCGGGGCTTGATCCAAACAAAGCGACGCTTTTCGTCCAGTCGCTGGTACCGGAACACGCCGAATTGCACATTTACTTTTCGGCAGTCACGCCGCTGGGCTGGCTGGAGCGCGTGCCGACCTACAAAGAACAGCGCGAAAACATTACGGACAAGGATTTGGGCAATTACGCGTTTCTGGGTTATCCGGTGCTGCAAGCGGCGGACATTTGTATGTACAAAGCGCATTACGTGCCTGTCGGTCAGGATCAAGTCGCGCACGTCGAATTGACACGCGAAATCGTGCGCCGCTTCAACAACTTTTATGGCGAAGTTTTTCCCGAACCTGAAGCTTTGTTGACCGCTTCGCCGAAATTGACTGGAACCGATGGCCGCAAGATGTCGAAAAGCTACGGCAATACAATTGAACTTTCCGATTCGGCGGATGTGATTCAGTCCAAAGTCCGACAAATGATCACCGACCGCACGCGAATACGGAAAGTTGATCCCGGCCACCCGGAAGATTGCGACGTGTGCCAGATGCACAGGCTGTTTGTGGACGCCGGAGTCGCCGATCAATTTGACGACGATTGCCGCAACGCGCGCATCGGATGCGTGGATCGCAAAAAGGCGCTGGCGCAGGCGATGGTGGATTATCTGGCGCCGATCACGGAGCGCGTGAATTATTACCGCCAGCATCAGGACGAAGTCCGCGACATTCTGCTCGAAGGTTCCCGCCGCGCTCGCGAAGAAGCCGGTCGCATCATGGGCGAAGTTCGCCGCGCCATGAAAATTTCCTGGGAATGA